A single region of the Actinoplanes sp. SE50/110 genome encodes:
- a CDS encoding low temperature requirement protein A — translation MTQESPEPRVSTLELFFDLVFVFTVTQLADSLAHHPTWSGLVDVLLVLVVVWWMYSGYAWLTNAVAPTTTTRRTLLLAGMAGFLVMALAIPDAFGHNGWLFGVAYVVVNVTHSVLFLQAGPDARRVMRTLGPMNLLAALLVLTGGVLPEPWRHLCWLAAPVVQVLASYSHPIGLHHIAAGHFVERHSLVMIIAIGESVIAIGVGVGGQGHLGGDLILAAVLGLAIAYYLWWTYFADGDRRSEHVLAAVDDPARRGRLALNAWGYAHIPMLLGIVITAVGIKKTLGHTFEALHWPEALMLGGGVAVYLLGHAVFLRLLAQPGPGYRVIVATCCLATVPLGHLLAVAQLAAVAVILAAGAIAEDIPRVRRAGLQAAIGDFGRTG, via the coding sequence ATGACGCAGGAGTCGCCCGAGCCCCGGGTGTCCACACTCGAGCTGTTCTTCGATCTCGTCTTCGTCTTCACGGTGACCCAGCTCGCCGACTCGCTCGCCCACCACCCGACCTGGTCCGGCCTGGTCGACGTCCTGTTGGTCCTGGTCGTCGTCTGGTGGATGTATTCGGGGTATGCGTGGCTCACCAACGCGGTCGCCCCGACCACCACCACCCGGCGCACCCTGCTGCTGGCCGGGATGGCGGGGTTCCTGGTGATGGCGCTGGCCATCCCGGACGCGTTCGGGCACAACGGCTGGCTGTTCGGGGTGGCCTACGTGGTCGTCAACGTCACCCATTCGGTGCTGTTCCTGCAGGCCGGGCCGGACGCGCGGCGGGTGATGCGGACTCTCGGGCCGATGAACCTGCTGGCCGCGCTGCTCGTGCTGACCGGCGGGGTGCTGCCCGAGCCGTGGCGGCACCTGTGCTGGCTGGCCGCCCCGGTGGTGCAGGTGCTGGCGAGCTACTCGCACCCGATCGGGCTGCACCACATCGCGGCCGGCCACTTCGTCGAGCGCCACAGCCTCGTCATGATCATCGCGATCGGCGAGTCGGTCATCGCGATCGGCGTCGGTGTCGGCGGCCAGGGCCATCTCGGCGGCGACCTGATCCTGGCCGCGGTTCTCGGCCTGGCCATCGCCTACTACCTGTGGTGGACCTATTTCGCCGACGGCGACCGCCGCTCCGAGCACGTCCTGGCCGCGGTCGACGATCCCGCCCGGCGCGGCCGCCTGGCCCTGAACGCCTGGGGGTACGCGCACATCCCGATGCTCCTCGGCATCGTGATCACCGCGGTCGGGATCAAGAAGACACTCGGCCACACGTTCGAGGCACTGCACTGGCCGGAGGCCCTGATGCTGGGCGGCGGCGTCGCCGTCTACCTGCTCGGTCACGCCGTCTTCCTGCGCCTGCTGGCCCAGCCCGGCCCGGGCTACCGCGTGATCGTGGCCACATGTTGCCTGGCCACCGTCCCGCTGGGGCACCTCCTGGCCGTCGCCCAGCTGGCCGCCGTCGCGGTGATCCTGGCGGCCGGCGCCATCGCCGAGGACATCCCCCGCGTCCGCCGCGCCGGATTGCAGGCCGCCATCGGCGACTTCGGCCGCACCGGCTGA
- a CDS encoding DUF350 domain-containing protein → MLQDLLEGAGRSIVFGLIGIGLMAVGYVLIDLLTPGKLRDLIWTRRNPNASLLLAANQLGIAAIVFTAIFTTYDSFGQGLASTVLFGLIGIAIMGLAFLVLDWMTPGRLGEVICTDDFHGGALVSAASHFGAALIVCACIA, encoded by the coding sequence GTGCTGCAGGACCTGCTGGAAGGCGCGGGGCGGAGCATCGTCTTCGGCCTGATCGGGATCGGCCTGATGGCCGTCGGTTACGTGCTGATCGACCTGCTCACGCCGGGCAAGCTGCGTGACCTGATCTGGACCCGGCGCAACCCGAACGCCTCCCTGCTCCTGGCCGCCAACCAGCTCGGCATCGCCGCGATCGTCTTCACCGCGATCTTCACCACCTACGACTCCTTCGGCCAGGGCCTCGCCTCCACGGTCCTGTTCGGCCTGATCGGCATCGCGATCATGGGCTTGGCCTTCCTGGTCCTCGACTGGATGACCCCCGGCAGACTCGGCGAAGTCATCTGCACCGACGACTTCCACGGCGGCGCCCTGGTCAGCGCCGCCTCCCACTTCGGCGCCGCCCTCATCGTCTGCGCCTGCATCGCTTGA